From a single Thermodesulfobacteriota bacterium genomic region:
- a CDS encoding nucleotidyl transferase AbiEii/AbiGii toxin family protein produces the protein MLIAHLFRHPASSGLFFQGGTALRWCYGGSRFSEDLDFESCLAADEVCALLAKAGSAIRRDLVAHLGPGRLELQTEGMAGPLGKAWVRFAPANFRGKIAVKLEFQRIVGPLRPDTQPMIMGTLPAVAQRLQGGSLKTDPHAILLAETLPEIMAGKLRALLERPAYKGRDFWDIWFLEQTCGVKADPETVARKIRMYDFTQRRSVADVLRDLGAHGDLTRAQILDDLKRFVPAAVADALESTHLPTMLASVHRVLASLPDALF, from the coding sequence GTGCTCATTGCCCACCTCTTTCGTCACCCGGCAAGCTCCGGCCTCTTTTTCCAGGGGGGAACGGCCCTTCGCTGGTGCTATGGCGGCAGCCGGTTTTCCGAGGACCTGGACTTCGAAAGCTGCCTGGCGGCGGATGAGGTCTGTGCCTTGCTGGCCAAGGCCGGATCAGCGATCCGACGCGATCTGGTGGCGCACCTGGGGCCCGGACGCCTGGAGCTGCAGACCGAGGGCATGGCCGGCCCCCTTGGCAAGGCCTGGGTCCGGTTTGCGCCGGCCAACTTCCGCGGCAAGATTGCCGTGAAGCTTGAGTTTCAACGGATCGTCGGTCCGCTGCGACCCGACACCCAGCCGATGATCATGGGCACCCTGCCGGCGGTGGCGCAGCGCCTGCAGGGCGGCAGCCTCAAGACCGATCCCCATGCCATCCTTCTGGCAGAGACCCTGCCGGAGATCATGGCTGGCAAGCTGCGCGCTCTTCTGGAGCGGCCGGCGTACAAGGGTCGAGATTTCTGGGACATCTGGTTTCTCGAGCAGACCTGTGGGGTCAAGGCCGATCCCGAGACTGTGGCACGCAAGATCAGGATGTACGATTTCACGCAGCGGCGCTCGGTCGCCGATGTTCTTCGGGATCTGGGTGCGCACGGCGACCTCACCCGGGCGCAGATTCTGGACGACCTGAAACGCTTCGTGCCCGCTGCCGTGGCCGACGCCCTGGAGTCGACCCATCTGCCGACCATGCTCGCGTCCGTCCACAGGGTGCTTGCCAGCCTCCCCGATGCCCTCTTCTAG